A stretch of Kyrpidia spormannii DNA encodes these proteins:
- a CDS encoding gluzincin family metallopeptidase yields the protein MRRWIGVALALLIALGSTSLVVKTAAYPERSWVQLAAAAAHYAHRTFESEWAKAFASREEPAARDVAPGKPQTASPITYEIEAKLDPQQHQIRGRETVEWREPLPSPVHFYLYPLNPGGIQVHGVYRDGKSVPYQVLGEQLLIQVGSGTSKRLTLEFTTDIPSGGTRYGERDGVWILAYWYPILASLDQTGWITPPPSKGFGEPYIVDTADYRVTWTAPKGMTWYASAPAQSAVPSGDGTVTVKMDGRALRNFALVGSAGYQDTTLTLADGLTVHLGLLAPEHRVALEATATAALNLYRARFGPLPTQAVALVETPPGTTFAQELPNLALIDVDLWNGQMPEQDADRWTAHELAHLWWYSAVGDYEGLTPWMDEGLADYSSYLYEESRYGPEAYEAAMNRLTSWFREGRSYSPGHPGVALPTRDLGATERPYEDFDTEWQYYFLEYLRPVLMYRDLRQAMGDDRFFSWLQTLYRQHVGEVLTADRWRDSLQQADPAALERANLWLDAPYRTVLRQLDPGGNLHPANETP from the coding sequence CCTGGGTTCAATTGGCTGCAGCCGCCGCGCATTACGCGCATAGGACCTTTGAAAGCGAATGGGCCAAGGCCTTTGCCTCCCGGGAGGAGCCCGCTGCCCGGGATGTCGCTCCCGGAAAGCCGCAGACCGCTTCACCCATCACCTATGAGATCGAGGCCAAGTTAGACCCTCAACAACATCAGATCCGCGGCCGAGAAACCGTGGAATGGCGGGAGCCCTTGCCGAGCCCGGTCCACTTCTATCTCTATCCCCTAAATCCCGGCGGCATTCAGGTTCACGGGGTATACCGAGATGGAAAGAGCGTCCCCTATCAGGTGCTGGGGGAACAACTGCTGATACAAGTCGGGTCCGGGACTTCCAAACGGCTGACCCTGGAGTTTACCACAGACATCCCCAGCGGCGGGACCCGTTACGGGGAGCGGGACGGGGTATGGATTCTCGCCTATTGGTATCCCATCCTCGCATCCCTGGATCAAACAGGTTGGATCACTCCACCTCCGTCCAAGGGATTCGGTGAACCCTATATCGTCGACACCGCGGACTACCGGGTCACATGGACGGCACCGAAGGGGATGACTTGGTACGCCTCTGCCCCGGCGCAAAGCGCCGTGCCCTCGGGTGATGGGACGGTCACCGTCAAGATGGACGGACGCGCCCTGCGCAATTTTGCCCTGGTGGGGTCGGCGGGGTACCAGGACACAACCCTGACTTTGGCTGACGGCTTGACGGTCCACCTCGGCCTCCTCGCCCCGGAACACCGCGTTGCACTTGAAGCCACGGCAACGGCGGCCTTGAACCTTTACCGCGCCCGATTTGGCCCCTTGCCGACCCAGGCGGTGGCCTTGGTGGAGACTCCGCCCGGCACCACCTTCGCCCAGGAGCTGCCAAATTTAGCGCTGATCGACGTTGACCTGTGGAACGGGCAGATGCCCGAGCAGGACGCCGACCGGTGGACGGCCCACGAACTCGCCCATCTGTGGTGGTATAGCGCCGTGGGCGATTACGAAGGGCTGACGCCGTGGATGGATGAAGGGCTGGCGGATTACAGCTCCTATCTTTATGAAGAAAGCCGATACGGCCCGGAAGCGTACGAAGCGGCCATGAATCGCCTGACGAGTTGGTTTCGGGAAGGTCGGTCTTATTCGCCGGGCCACCCGGGCGTTGCCCTTCCCACCCGGGACCTCGGGGCAACAGAGCGGCCCTATGAAGATTTTGACACCGAATGGCAGTATTACTTCCTCGAATATCTCCGCCCCGTCCTCATGTACCGGGATCTGCGCCAGGCCATGGGGGACGACCGGTTTTTCTCCTGGCTGCAAACCCTCTACCGTCAACACGTGGGCGAGGTCCTCACCGCGGACCGGTGGCGGGACAGCCTACAGCAGGCCGACCCCGCAGCCCTGGAGCGGGCAAACTTGTGGCTCGACGCCCCTTATCGCACTGTCCTTCGCCAGCTGGATCCGGGCGGCAATCTGCATCCTGCGAACGAGACACCGTGA
- a CDS encoding N-acetyldiaminopimelate deacetylase: MTPGALDLQAIRRDLHRIPEPGFQEFETQRYILDVLARLPASRIEVKTWRTGVLVRIKGTAPRRVVGYRADMDGLPVEEATGLAFRSVRPGYMHACGHDVHMTVALGVVEHFVHHPVRDDLVVVFQPAEEGPGGALPMRESPEFSRWKPDWIIALHVAPEYPVGTIALREGTLFAGTSELFIDLIGQGGHAAFPHRAKDMAVAAAHLLVQLQTVVARNLNPLDAGVVTIGRMEAGTKQNIIAERARLEGTIRALSTESLSQMKERIEALVRGIEEGFSCRATIDYGANYQQVYNTPDLAREFMDWAAREGGVKVIPCEPAMTGEDFGYFLETIPGFMFWLGVDSPEGLHSAGMNPDERAIDIAVSLLTRYFTWKIERDAAV, from the coding sequence GTGACCCCGGGGGCTCTCGACCTGCAGGCGATCCGCCGGGATCTGCACCGCATTCCCGAGCCCGGATTTCAGGAGTTTGAAACCCAGCGCTATATCCTCGATGTTCTCGCCCGGCTGCCCGCCTCCCGAATCGAAGTGAAGACGTGGCGCACCGGGGTGTTGGTGCGGATCAAAGGCACGGCTCCCAGGCGGGTGGTTGGCTACCGGGCGGACATGGACGGGCTTCCGGTGGAGGAGGCCACGGGCCTAGCCTTTCGTTCTGTGCGTCCCGGTTATATGCACGCCTGCGGCCACGATGTCCACATGACCGTGGCGTTGGGAGTGGTGGAACACTTCGTACACCACCCTGTGCGGGATGATCTGGTGGTGGTGTTCCAACCTGCCGAAGAGGGGCCGGGAGGTGCCCTGCCTATGCGGGAAAGTCCGGAGTTTTCGCGGTGGAAGCCCGACTGGATCATCGCCCTTCACGTGGCGCCGGAGTATCCCGTGGGGACTATCGCTCTCCGGGAAGGGACGCTGTTCGCGGGCACCTCTGAGCTGTTTATCGACCTCATCGGCCAGGGCGGCCACGCGGCCTTTCCCCACCGGGCAAAGGATATGGCGGTGGCGGCAGCCCATCTGCTCGTTCAACTGCAGACCGTGGTGGCCCGGAACCTCAACCCTCTGGATGCGGGGGTCGTGACCATCGGGAGGATGGAGGCCGGGACGAAGCAGAACATCATCGCCGAGCGGGCGCGCCTGGAGGGGACGATCCGGGCGCTTTCCACAGAGTCCCTCTCCCAGATGAAAGAGCGGATTGAGGCGCTGGTCCGGGGCATTGAAGAGGGGTTCTCCTGTCGGGCGACCATCGACTACGGAGCGAACTACCAGCAGGTGTACAACACGCCGGATTTGGCCCGGGAGTTCATGGATTGGGCCGCTCGGGAAGGCGGGGTGAAGGTCATACCCTGCGAGCCCGCCATGACGGGCGAAGATTTCGGGTATTTTCTCGAAACGATTCCCGGATTTATGTTTTGGCTCGGCGTCGACAGCCCCGAGGGGCTGCACAGCGCCGGCATGAACCCCGATGAACGGGCCATCGACATTGCCGTCTCCTTGTTAACCCGATATTTTACATGGAAAATCGAACGGGATGCCGCGGTGTAA
- the dapD gene encoding 2,3,4,5-tetrahydropyridine-2,6-dicarboxylate N-acetyltransferase — protein MDAKEIIAFIQNSKKRTPVKIYLKGRLDGIDFGPGAKAFISGDVGVVFGEWDELREVLAAHRERITDWVVESDRRNSAIPLLDTKGLQARIEPGAIIRERVEIGERAVIMMGAVINIGAVIGEGTMIDMNAVVGGRGIIGKNCHIGAGAVIAGVVEPPSAKPVVVEDDVVVGANAVILEGIRVGRGAVVAAGAVVIEDVPPYTVVAGTPARVIKRIDEQTRAKTEIKQELRQL, from the coding sequence ATGGACGCGAAAGAAATCATCGCGTTTATCCAGAACAGTAAAAAGCGGACGCCAGTCAAGATTTACCTGAAAGGACGGCTGGATGGAATCGATTTCGGGCCGGGGGCCAAAGCGTTTATCTCCGGAGATGTCGGTGTGGTGTTCGGCGAATGGGACGAGCTTCGGGAAGTGCTGGCTGCCCACAGGGAACGCATCACCGATTGGGTGGTGGAAAGTGATCGGCGGAATTCCGCGATTCCCCTCCTCGACACAAAGGGGCTCCAGGCGCGGATCGAGCCCGGAGCTATCATCCGGGAGCGGGTGGAGATCGGGGAGCGGGCGGTGATCATGATGGGCGCGGTGATCAACATTGGGGCGGTCATCGGGGAGGGTACGATGATCGACATGAACGCCGTGGTGGGCGGTCGAGGGATCATCGGAAAGAACTGCCACATCGGCGCCGGTGCCGTCATCGCCGGGGTGGTGGAACCTCCATCCGCCAAGCCCGTGGTGGTGGAGGATGATGTAGTGGTCGGGGCGAACGCCGTGATTCTGGAGGGGATCCGGGTGGGCCGGGGCGCGGTGGTGGCGGCCGGCGCGGTGGTGATCGAAGACGTTCCGCCCTACACGGTGGTGGCGGGGACTCCGGCCCGGGTCATCAAGCGGATCGACGAACAAACCCGGGCGAAAACGGAGATCAAGCAGGAGCTGCGGCAACTGTGA
- the fsa gene encoding fructose-6-phosphate aldolase encodes MQLFIDSANVEEIRRVSAWGAVSGVTTNPSLIAKEGRDFVETLVEIAGMVTGPISAEVLSLDAEGMLEEGRKLAAVAPNIVIKVPMTAEGLKAAYAFAQEGIRTNVTLVFSTNQALLAARAGASYVSPFVGRLDDIGYDGIALIREVAEIFRLHGLDAQIIAASIRHPVHVTQAALAGAHIATVPFTVLERMVKHPLTDLGIERFLADWGNRPTP; translated from the coding sequence GTGCAGCTGTTTATCGACAGTGCGAATGTCGAAGAGATCCGCCGGGTCAGCGCCTGGGGGGCGGTGTCCGGGGTGACCACCAATCCCAGCCTCATCGCAAAAGAAGGCCGGGATTTTGTCGAAACCCTGGTTGAAATCGCCGGGATGGTGACCGGCCCGATCAGTGCGGAGGTTCTCTCCCTGGATGCCGAGGGTATGCTGGAGGAAGGGCGGAAGCTAGCGGCTGTGGCCCCGAACATCGTCATCAAGGTGCCGATGACCGCGGAAGGTTTGAAAGCGGCCTACGCCTTTGCCCAAGAAGGGATTCGGACGAATGTGACGCTGGTTTTCTCCACCAACCAGGCCCTTCTGGCCGCCCGTGCCGGGGCGTCCTACGTGAGTCCTTTCGTGGGCCGGCTGGACGATATCGGGTACGACGGAATCGCCCTTATCCGCGAAGTGGCGGAGATTTTCCGACTTCACGGCCTGGATGCGCAGATCATCGCCGCCAGCATTCGGCATCCCGTGCATGTGACCCAAGCCGCCCTGGCCGGGGCTCACATTGCCACGGTCCCCTTTACCGTGCTGGAGCGGATGGTCAAACATCCGTTGACCGACCTCGGCATCGAGCGATTCCTCGCGGACTGGGGGAACCGCCCCACTCCCTGA
- a CDS encoding class II fructose-1,6-bisphosphate aldolase, whose product MPLATLKEVLDDAFRNGYAVGQFNINNLEFTQAIMEAAEEERSPVILGTSEGAIKYMGIDYTAAIALTAARNATVPVVLHLDHGSSYEWVLKCLRRGWSSIMIDGSHHPLEENIRLTKQVVDACKVLGVSVEGELGRIGGTEDELTVDEREASLVRPEEAKRLVEETGIDALAPAIGSAHGRYKGKPQLDFDRLAAVRDLCKLPLVLHGGSGIPDEDIRKAISLGVAKINVNTENQEAFTAKVREIFAADREVYDPRKYLGPARQAIKDTVKAKIRLFGSNGKA is encoded by the coding sequence GTGCCGCTGGCCACATTGAAAGAAGTGCTGGACGACGCGTTTCGCAACGGGTACGCGGTGGGCCAGTTCAACATCAACAACCTGGAGTTCACCCAGGCGATTATGGAGGCCGCCGAAGAGGAACGGTCTCCGGTGATCTTGGGAACCAGTGAAGGGGCCATCAAGTACATGGGCATCGACTACACGGCGGCCATCGCTTTGACGGCTGCCCGCAATGCCACGGTTCCGGTGGTGCTTCACCTCGACCACGGCAGTTCCTACGAGTGGGTACTCAAGTGTTTGCGCCGGGGATGGTCCTCCATCATGATTGATGGTTCTCATCATCCTTTGGAGGAGAATATTCGCCTGACCAAGCAGGTCGTGGACGCCTGTAAAGTGTTGGGAGTGTCGGTGGAAGGGGAGTTGGGGCGGATCGGTGGAACAGAAGACGAGCTCACCGTCGACGAGCGGGAAGCGAGTTTGGTGCGCCCCGAGGAAGCCAAGCGGCTGGTGGAGGAGACAGGAATTGACGCCTTGGCGCCGGCCATCGGATCGGCTCATGGCCGGTACAAAGGCAAGCCCCAGCTGGATTTTGACCGTTTGGCCGCCGTTCGGGACCTGTGCAAACTGCCCCTTGTCCTCCATGGAGGTTCTGGGATTCCCGACGAGGATATTCGGAAAGCGATCAGCCTCGGGGTCGCCAAGATCAACGTGAACACCGAGAACCAAGAAGCCTTTACGGCCAAAGTTCGGGAGATTTTCGCCGCGGACCGGGAAGTCTACGATCCGCGCAAGTACCTGGGGCCCGCCCGCCAAGCCATTAAGGACACGGTCAAGGCGAAGATTCGCCTGTTCGGAAGTAACGGCAAAGCGTAA
- a CDS encoding response regulator — protein MSKGGKAVSSKKILVVDDQFGIRVLLKELLEQDGYSIYQAANGPGALQIVQDERPDLIILDMKIPGMDGLEILRHIRDIDPAVKVIMMTAYGELDLVREADELGVVAHFTKPFDIEVLRQVIRDQLS, from the coding sequence ATGTCGAAAGGGGGAAAGGCCGTGTCTTCAAAGAAAATTTTAGTTGTGGACGACCAATTCGGGATCCGAGTACTGTTGAAGGAATTATTGGAACAAGATGGCTACAGCATTTATCAAGCGGCGAATGGACCAGGGGCTTTGCAGATTGTTCAAGATGAGCGGCCGGATCTGATCATCCTCGATATGAAGATTCCGGGGATGGATGGACTGGAGATCCTGCGCCACATCCGCGACATCGACCCCGCGGTGAAGGTTATCATGATGACAGCGTACGGCGAACTCGATCTGGTGAGAGAGGCGGATGAGTTGGGGGTGGTGGCGCATTTCACCAAACCCTTCGACATCGAAGTACTCCGGCAGGTGATCAGGGATCAGTTGAGCTGA
- a CDS encoding CTP synthase: MTKYIFVTGGVVSSLGKGITAASLGRLLKNRGLQVTIQKFDPYINVDPGTMSPYQHGEVFVTDDGAETDLDLGHYERFIDISLSQNNNVTAGRVYWSVIQKERRGDYLGGTVQVIPHITNEIKERVFQAGRDTGADVVITEIGGTVGDIESLPFLEAIRQIRSDVGRDNVMYIHVTLIPYLRPSGELKTKPTQHSVKELRSIGISPNVIVCRTEYPLSQELRRKIALFCDVDVDAVIEARDAVVLYDVPLMLQEEGLDEITVRHLKLDAPPAEMGEWIDLVKRVKNLRGRVNIALVGKYVSLRDAYISVAEALAHGGYANDLTVDIRWISAEEVTPDNVAELLEGVDGVLVPGGFGDRGIEGKIAAVEYARVNRIPYLGICLGMQLAVVEYARNVLGWEDAHTTEIDESTGHPVIDLLPEQKGLTDKGGTMRLGAYPCHLKVGTKTHAAYGESVVFERHRHRYEFNNAFRDALADAGLVVAGTSPDGRLVEVIELKDHPWFVATQFHPEFTSRPNRPQPLFREFIRAAMEYRQERRASSTATGV; this comes from the coding sequence ATGACCAAATATATCTTTGTCACTGGCGGCGTCGTGTCGTCTCTCGGCAAGGGGATCACCGCCGCCTCCCTGGGGAGATTGCTAAAAAACCGGGGACTCCAAGTGACCATTCAGAAGTTTGACCCTTACATCAATGTGGATCCCGGGACCATGAGCCCGTATCAGCACGGGGAGGTGTTCGTCACCGACGACGGGGCGGAAACCGATTTAGACCTGGGCCATTATGAACGATTTATTGACATCAGTTTATCGCAAAACAACAATGTGACCGCCGGCCGAGTTTACTGGTCGGTCATCCAAAAAGAACGCCGGGGCGATTATTTAGGGGGAACGGTTCAGGTCATCCCCCACATCACCAACGAGATCAAGGAACGGGTGTTCCAGGCCGGGCGGGACACCGGGGCGGACGTGGTGATCACGGAGATCGGGGGCACGGTGGGGGACATCGAAAGCTTGCCCTTTCTTGAAGCCATTCGACAGATCCGCAGCGATGTTGGCCGGGACAACGTTATGTATATTCATGTCACCTTGATCCCTTATCTGCGCCCCTCGGGAGAACTCAAAACCAAACCTACCCAGCACAGTGTAAAGGAACTGCGAAGCATCGGCATTAGCCCCAATGTGATCGTCTGCAGAACCGAGTATCCGCTCTCCCAAGAGCTTCGGCGGAAAATCGCGTTATTCTGCGATGTGGACGTAGATGCTGTGATTGAAGCACGGGATGCAGTGGTCCTCTATGACGTCCCCCTGATGCTTCAGGAGGAAGGCCTGGACGAGATTACGGTCCGGCACCTGAAATTGGACGCGCCTCCGGCGGAGATGGGGGAATGGATCGATCTCGTCAAACGGGTGAAAAATCTCAGGGGACGGGTCAACATTGCGCTGGTGGGGAAGTACGTCAGCCTTCGAGATGCGTATATCAGCGTGGCGGAAGCCCTTGCCCACGGCGGGTACGCCAATGATCTCACCGTGGACATCCGGTGGATTTCGGCGGAGGAGGTCACTCCGGACAATGTCGCCGAGCTCCTCGAAGGTGTTGACGGGGTACTCGTACCCGGAGGGTTCGGCGATCGGGGAATTGAAGGAAAGATTGCCGCCGTAGAGTATGCCCGGGTGAATCGCATTCCTTACCTCGGCATCTGTTTGGGGATGCAACTGGCGGTGGTGGAATATGCCCGAAACGTGCTCGGCTGGGAGGATGCGCACACCACAGAGATTGACGAATCCACCGGCCACCCGGTCATCGACCTGTTGCCGGAACAAAAAGGTTTGACCGACAAGGGCGGCACGATGCGCCTGGGCGCTTATCCGTGCCATCTCAAGGTCGGAACCAAAACCCACGCGGCCTACGGCGAGTCGGTGGTCTTTGAACGCCACCGCCACCGGTACGAATTCAACAATGCCTTCCGGGATGCTTTGGCCGACGCGGGATTGGTGGTGGCGGGCACTTCGCCGGACGGGCGTCTGGTGGAGGTCATTGAGTTGAAAGATCACCCGTGGTTTGTCGCAACCCAGTTTCATCCGGAATTCACATCGCGGCCAAACCGGCCTCAACCTCTTTTTCGAGAATTTATCCGGGCGGCGATGGAGTACCGGCAGGAACGGCGGGCTTCCTCCACGGCCACCGGGGTTTGA
- the rpoE gene encoding DNA-directed RNA polymerase subunit delta produces the protein MAGEAVAGWDPERLEEASFVDLAYEVLREGGTPAHYRDLLADVAQLKGLSDEELDEVIARLFTDINVDGRFIHLGGNVWGLKRWYPTDKTADRSLGKKAAAVVDDEEEEDEDLELVEIDEVEDEESEDEVVDEEDVDDFEELDDLEPDDDEIDDSDDLDFEDSEDDY, from the coding sequence ATGGCGGGGGAAGCCGTGGCGGGGTGGGATCCCGAACGTCTGGAAGAAGCGTCGTTTGTCGACTTGGCGTACGAAGTTCTGCGGGAAGGGGGCACACCGGCTCACTACCGCGACTTGTTGGCCGACGTGGCGCAATTGAAGGGCCTCTCCGACGAGGAGCTGGATGAGGTCATTGCCCGCTTGTTCACGGATATCAACGTGGACGGGCGGTTTATCCACTTGGGCGGCAACGTTTGGGGATTAAAACGCTGGTATCCCACCGATAAGACCGCAGACCGCAGCCTTGGCAAGAAGGCGGCCGCGGTCGTGGACGACGAGGAAGAAGAGGACGAAGATCTCGAACTGGTGGAGATCGACGAAGTCGAGGATGAGGAATCCGAAGATGAGGTCGTGGACGAGGAAGATGTGGACGACTTCGAGGAACTGGATGATTTGGAACCCGATGACGACGAGATCGACGACAGTGATGACTTGGACTTTGAAGACAGTGAGGATGATTATTGA
- the meaB gene encoding methylmalonyl Co-A mutase-associated GTPase MeaB, with amino-acid sequence MPQSVERWVERIRSGDSRAIARAITWVEDEAPEAAALLNALRPVAGGAYRIGLTGPPGVGKSSLTDRLIRLLRGLGHRVGVVAVDPTSPFTGGALLGDRVRMVDHALDPGVFIRSMGTRGRLGGLARSTKDVLDLLDAAGYDVVIAETVGVGQSELDVVHAVDTVILALGPAGGDQVQMLKAGIMEIADIFVVNKADLPGADRTVRLIRYMVDLAHRRGWRPPVLAASASEGRGVEDLWEQILRHRTYLEESGEGRKRRLRRVEDAVWDQVLARVQGAFLQWKAARPDWERVLEEVANGRRGLEDVVDEILHSVDFSAGKAEGGVL; translated from the coding sequence GTGCCGCAAAGTGTGGAGCGATGGGTTGAACGGATAAGGTCCGGGGATTCCCGGGCCATCGCCCGGGCGATCACGTGGGTGGAGGATGAGGCTCCCGAGGCCGCGGCGCTTCTGAACGCCCTCCGCCCGGTGGCCGGGGGAGCGTACAGAATCGGTTTGACGGGGCCCCCGGGGGTGGGGAAAAGTTCACTGACCGACCGCTTGATCCGGTTGTTGCGGGGGTTGGGTCATCGGGTCGGGGTGGTGGCGGTGGATCCCACCAGTCCGTTTACAGGAGGGGCACTGCTGGGAGATCGGGTTCGAATGGTGGATCATGCCTTGGATCCGGGGGTTTTTATCCGAAGCATGGGCACCCGGGGCCGCCTCGGGGGATTGGCCCGATCAACGAAAGATGTACTGGATCTTCTCGATGCTGCCGGTTACGATGTGGTCATCGCCGAGACCGTGGGGGTCGGGCAGTCGGAACTGGACGTGGTTCATGCGGTGGACACGGTCATTCTCGCTCTGGGCCCGGCGGGGGGGGACCAGGTCCAGATGCTCAAGGCGGGGATCATGGAGATTGCCGACATTTTCGTAGTCAATAAGGCCGACCTCCCCGGGGCCGATCGGACGGTCCGCCTCATTCGCTACATGGTGGACCTCGCCCATCGCCGGGGGTGGCGGCCCCCGGTGCTCGCTGCTTCGGCATCGGAAGGCCGGGGGGTGGAGGACCTGTGGGAACAAATCCTTCGCCACCGGACCTACTTGGAAGAGAGCGGGGAAGGCCGAAAACGGCGGTTGCGGCGCGTGGAAGACGCCGTGTGGGACCAGGTGTTAGCCCGAGTTCAGGGGGCTTTCCTACAATGGAAAGCGGCGCGGCCGGATTGGGAAAGGGTTTTGGAAGAAGTGGCAAACGGAAGGCGGGGCCTCGAGGACGTGGTGGACGAGATACTTCATTCCGTGGACTTTTCCGCTGGCAAGGCGGAGGGCGGTGTGTTATAA
- a CDS encoding acyl-CoA dehydrogenase, translated as MEFVLTKEQEQMREAVRAFAEEVVAPGAAERDEQESFDRGIFDKMAELGLAGIPWPEEYGGAGLDMLTYVITVEELSRVDASAGVTISAHTSLASWPIYRFGTEEQKRKYLRPLAEGTKIGAYGLTEPGAGTDAANLRTTAVREGDHYVLNGSKIFITNGGEADIYVVFATTDREKRHRGISAFILEKGMPGFHFGKKEKKMGLRSSPTMELVFENCIVPAENRLGEEGFGFKIAMMTLDGGRNGIAAQAVGIAQGALEAAVAHAKEREQFGKSIGQFQAIQFKLADMATRVEAARLLTYQAAWLEDRGLPYGKASAMAKMYASDTAMYVTTEAVQIFGGYGYIREYPVERFMRDAKITQIYEGTNEVQRMVVARELLRD; from the coding sequence ATGGAGTTTGTTCTGACCAAGGAACAAGAACAGATGAGGGAAGCAGTCCGGGCCTTTGCTGAGGAAGTGGTGGCACCTGGGGCGGCGGAACGGGATGAACAGGAGAGCTTTGATCGAGGAATTTTTGACAAGATGGCGGAGTTGGGATTGGCGGGTATCCCCTGGCCGGAGGAGTACGGCGGCGCCGGTCTCGACATGTTGACCTACGTGATTACCGTTGAGGAGCTATCTCGGGTAGATGCGTCGGCCGGGGTGACCATCTCGGCGCACACCAGTTTGGCTTCGTGGCCCATCTATCGCTTTGGGACGGAGGAGCAAAAGCGGAAGTATCTGCGCCCCCTGGCTGAAGGGACGAAGATCGGGGCCTATGGGTTGACCGAACCCGGAGCGGGCACCGATGCGGCCAATTTGCGGACCACCGCCGTCCGCGAAGGAGACCACTACGTACTGAACGGGAGCAAAATTTTCATCACCAACGGCGGGGAAGCGGATATTTACGTGGTATTTGCCACCACCGACCGGGAAAAGCGCCACCGGGGAATTTCGGCATTTATCCTAGAAAAAGGGATGCCCGGGTTTCATTTTGGCAAAAAAGAAAAGAAAATGGGCTTAAGGTCCTCTCCAACGATGGAGTTGGTGTTCGAGAATTGCATCGTCCCGGCGGAGAACCGGCTGGGCGAAGAAGGGTTCGGATTCAAGATCGCCATGATGACCCTGGATGGTGGGAGAAACGGAATCGCCGCCCAGGCGGTGGGGATTGCTCAAGGTGCCTTGGAGGCCGCCGTCGCTCATGCGAAAGAACGCGAGCAGTTCGGCAAGTCCATCGGACAGTTTCAGGCGATTCAGTTTAAGCTGGCCGATATGGCCACCCGGGTGGAGGCGGCGCGGCTGCTGACCTATCAGGCGGCCTGGCTGGAGGATCGGGGGCTGCCCTACGGCAAGGCCTCGGCGATGGCGAAGATGTACGCGTCCGATACGGCCATGTACGTGACCACCGAGGCGGTCCAGATCTTCGGCGGGTATGGGTATATTCGCGAATACCCCGTGGAACGGTTTATGCGGGATGCGAAGATCACTCAGATCTACGAGGGGACCAACGAGGTTCAGCGCATGGTAGTGGCCAGGGAACTGTTGCGGGATTGA
- a CDS encoding acyl-CoA dehydrogenase yields the protein MNLLLTEEQREIRDAVRRFAEEVIRPRAPQIDEEDRFPRDIIQKMADLGFLGIPIPEEWGGVGADFVSYVLAIEEVAKVSAAVAVILAVHTSLGALSVLYHGSEDQKDKYLRGLASGRLLGAFALTEPQAGSDAASLQTRARREPGGYRIDGRKVFITNGGEADLYLVFANLNPEAGRRGITAFLVEADNQGLIIGKKERKMGLNGSATTELIFEDCRVPDSARLGGEGEGYRVAMSLLDGGRIGIAAQALGIAEGALELARAYVKERQQFGRRIGDFQGVQFILADRAAEIEAARLMVYRAATMRAKGLPCAKEAAMAKLYASDTAMRVTVDAVQLHGGYGYIKDYAVERYMRDAKVTQIYEGTNQIQRMVVAKHVLGSAQ from the coding sequence ATGAACCTTTTACTGACCGAGGAACAGCGGGAAATCCGGGACGCCGTTCGGCGGTTTGCCGAAGAGGTGATTCGCCCCAGGGCCCCGCAAATCGACGAAGAAGACCGGTTTCCCCGGGATATCATCCAGAAGATGGCAGATCTTGGCTTTCTCGGGATTCCGATCCCGGAAGAATGGGGAGGCGTGGGGGCGGATTTTGTCTCCTACGTGCTGGCCATCGAGGAGGTGGCAAAAGTATCCGCGGCGGTTGCCGTCATCCTGGCGGTGCACACCTCTTTGGGGGCCCTGTCCGTGTTATACCACGGCTCAGAGGACCAGAAAGATAAATACCTCCGGGGGTTGGCCTCAGGGCGGCTTCTCGGCGCTTTCGCCTTGACCGAGCCCCAGGCGGGTTCAGACGCCGCCTCTCTTCAAACCCGGGCCCGTCGAGAACCGGGAGGGTATCGGATTGACGGACGAAAAGTATTTATCACCAATGGCGGCGAGGCCGATCTGTACCTCGTCTTTGCGAATCTCAACCCCGAAGCCGGGCGGCGGGGGATCACCGCATTTTTGGTCGAAGCGGACAATCAGGGATTGATTATCGGTAAAAAAGAGCGCAAGATGGGACTGAATGGGTCAGCGACCACGGAACTCATCTTTGAAGATTGTCGGGTTCCCGACAGTGCTCGCCTCGGCGGTGAAGGGGAGGGGTATCGCGTAGCCATGTCGTTGTTGGACGGCGGGCGGATCGGCATTGCCGCGCAAGCTCTGGGTATTGCAGAAGGAGCCTTGGAACTCGCCCGGGCCTATGTCAAGGAGAGACAACAATTCGGCCGGAGAATCGGGGATTTTCAGGGGGTGCAATTTATCCTCGCGGACCGGGCTGCAGAGATCGAAGCGGCGCGGCTAATGGTATACCGGGCGGCGACCATGCGGGCCAAGGGACTGCCCTGCGCCAAAGAAGCGGCGATGGCGAAATTGTACGCTTCGGATACGGCGATGCGTGTGACTGTCGACGCGGTGCAACTTCACGGAGGGTACGGCTATATCAAAGATTACGCCGTGGAGCGCTACATGCGGGATGCGAAAGTGACCCAGATCTACGAGGGGACGAACCAGATCCAGCGCATGGTCGTGGCCAAACACGTGCTCGGGTCGGCGCAATGA